A genome region from uncultured Fretibacterium sp. includes the following:
- a CDS encoding helix-turn-helix transcriptional regulator: MSSVGANIKARRRELGMKQDELARRLGLTQANISRIEANSKGPSADMLPAIAEALCCDVRDLLGVEREGAPEGDVLDGSARTFVLKAMEGDPQLGMYLRSFIRDSSSYTDEDWKFLATSLKLALGYAADAIKARRVGGNF; the protein is encoded by the coding sequence ATGAGTTCGGTCGGAGCGAACATCAAGGCCCGTCGGCGGGAGTTGGGCATGAAGCAGGATGAGCTGGCCCGGAGGCTGGGGTTGACGCAGGCCAACATCAGCCGTATCGAGGCGAACTCCAAGGGGCCGAGCGCGGATATGCTGCCCGCCATTGCGGAGGCGCTGTGCTGCGATGTAAGGGACCTCCTTGGGGTGGAACGCGAGGGCGCGCCGGAGGGCGACGTGCTCGACGGAAGCGCCAGGACCTTCGTCCTGAAGGCTATGGAGGGTGACCCTCAGCTGGGGATGTATCTGCGTAGCTTCATCAGGGATTCGTCCTCCTACACGGACGAGGATTGGAAATTTTTGGCCACGAGCCTGAAGCTGGCCCTGGGGTATGCTGCGGACGCGATCAAGGCGCG